One window from the genome of Pseudanabaena yagii GIHE-NHR1 encodes:
- a CDS encoding efflux RND transporter periplasmic adaptor subunit produces MRYPLLSALILISVSIGTPSLLTACGSSQAESGKEKPRPAVPVVVAPVVQKTLPIQIRSTGVVEAYSTVAVKSRIGGQLIEVGFRDGQDVKQGDLLFRIDPRPLEAQLQQAIAAQARNQAQLQQAIANQVRAETTIAQAKANKDRDAAQLQFADFQRKSYDSLYAEGAISRTQAEQFRTNASVSQANVNASGSAIDTTVAAAESTKADIAAAQANLAAGEALIDNAKVQLSYTEIYSPVDGRVSSLKVNQGNLVKADADAPLVTIVQVKPIYVTFTVPEKSLAQVKQYQKRSKLKVQAFVSNDKKPVEGELTFIDSVVDATTGTVQLKATFANLDDRIAPGQRVDVILKLTEEQNALSIPTQAIQTGQKGQFVYVVKADNTVEIRQIKVANAVGNESAIASGLEVGEKVVVDGQFALSPNAKVEIKEAQNQNSEKKDKPEKGDQQEKKDKK; encoded by the coding sequence ATGCGGTATCCTCTCTTATCAGCATTAATATTAATATCGGTTTCGATAGGAACCCCTAGTTTGCTTACTGCTTGTGGTTCATCTCAAGCCGAATCTGGCAAGGAGAAGCCTCGTCCTGCTGTGCCAGTCGTTGTTGCCCCCGTCGTTCAAAAAACTCTTCCCATCCAGATTCGCAGTACGGGTGTAGTAGAGGCTTATTCCACTGTGGCGGTAAAGTCACGGATTGGCGGACAGTTAATTGAGGTAGGCTTTCGGGATGGACAGGATGTTAAGCAAGGAGATTTGCTATTTCGGATCGATCCACGTCCCCTAGAAGCTCAATTACAACAGGCGATCGCTGCACAAGCGCGTAATCAAGCTCAGTTACAACAGGCGATTGCCAATCAAGTCCGTGCGGAAACCACCATTGCTCAGGCAAAGGCCAACAAAGATCGCGATGCTGCCCAGCTACAGTTTGCCGATTTTCAACGCAAAAGCTATGACAGTCTCTATGCTGAAGGTGCAATTAGTCGTACCCAAGCTGAGCAGTTTCGTACCAATGCCAGTGTCTCTCAAGCAAATGTAAATGCTTCAGGCAGTGCGATCGATACCACCGTAGCCGCAGCCGAATCTACTAAAGCTGATATCGCCGCCGCTCAAGCAAACCTCGCCGCAGGGGAAGCTTTAATCGACAATGCCAAAGTGCAACTTTCCTATACAGAAATTTATTCACCTGTAGATGGGAGAGTAAGTAGTCTGAAGGTGAATCAGGGCAATTTAGTCAAGGCTGATGCTGATGCCCCATTGGTAACAATTGTGCAAGTTAAACCAATTTATGTAACTTTCACAGTTCCCGAAAAGTCCCTCGCTCAGGTAAAGCAATATCAGAAACGGAGCAAACTCAAAGTCCAAGCTTTCGTTAGCAATGATAAAAAGCCTGTGGAAGGAGAACTGACTTTTATTGATAGTGTGGTTGATGCGACTACAGGCACTGTCCAACTGAAGGCAACCTTTGCCAACCTAGACGATCGCATTGCGCCCGGTCAGCGCGTGGATGTCATTCTCAAATTGACAGAAGAACAGAATGCACTTTCTATCCCTACGCAGGCGATCCAAACAGGGCAGAAAGGTCAGTTTGTCTATGTTGTCAAAGCTGATAACACCGTAGAGATTCGCCAAATCAAGGTAGCTAATGCTGTTGGTAATGAATCAGCGATCGCTAGTGGTTTGGAGGTTGGTGAGAAGGTAGTGGTCGATGGTCAATTTGCCCTCTCACCCAATGCCAAGGTTGAGATCAAAGAAGCTCAAAATCAGAATTCTGAGAAAAAGGATAAACCTGAAAAAGGCGATCAACAAGAGAAGAAAGACAAAAAATAA
- a CDS encoding efflux RND transporter permease subunit — MNITQPFIRRPVMTTLVMLAILIFGFVSYRLLPISDLPTVDFPTISVTATLPGASPETMASSVATPLEQQFSSIAGLDSMTSSSALGNTTITLQFNLNRQIDGAAQDVQAAIAKAARQLPPTLPNPPQYRKVNPADLPILFIVLKSDVLTLAEVDKYAENLLAQRLSTVDGVALVTVQGSQKYAVRIELDPQALKTKGIGIDEVATAIAQGNSNQPTGTLYGENRTLTIDTNAGLENAASYGKLIAAYRNGAPVRLNEIANVTDSVENNRLATWYNGTRGIVLSIQRQPGTNTVAIVETLEKLLPTFREQIPAAIDMEILYDRSISVRHSVEDVQFSLLLAIALVIMVIFLFLRNFYATLIPSVAVPLSIVATFGVMYKLGYSLDNLSLMALTLSVGFVVDDAVVVLENIVRHLEMGKSPYQAAIDGSKEISFTVLSMTISLVAVFIPILFMAGIIGRLFQEFAVTISVAILVSGFVSISLTPMLCSRFLKHAPHSGKPIPTNHTEVLGDDGIDDLTVSNGHGHENLNGHNNGHGSNGHHDNDGGFFQRFYAWSLRKALKYHRVTSAISVAVLIATVVLFGIVPKGFIPNDDLNQLLITTEAIQGISYEDMSKLQAKIADIVSKDPDVEAINSTVGASGFISLPNNGRLFMRLKERSKRSRSVDQIIQELRPKLAKVAGIRCFLQNPPTIRLGGQITKAMYQYTISDTDIEKLYGTVPELEKKLRQFDSLQDVSSDLQIKNPQVTVEIDRDRASALGITASQIESALSYAYSTRQVSTIYGSDNQYAVIMGVMPEYQKDLQSLELLSVRSSNGQLVPLGTFASFKQTVGALSVNHLSQLPAVTISFNLKPGISLSDVVGKIESLARETLPATASGKFQGTAQVFQDSQQGLGLLLLAAILVIYIVLGILYESFIHPITILTSLPSAGFGALLTLLIFGSELNVYAFVGVILLVGIVKKNGIMMVDFAIGARKQGSTAYDAIYEACLVRFRPIMMTTLAALMGTLPIALGIGAGAESRRALGLAVVGGLLFSQLLTLYITPVFYVYMENLQEYWKRRDIRKKEKAREETNISQKPPVSLPPAR, encoded by the coding sequence ATGAACATTACTCAACCCTTTATTCGTCGTCCTGTCATGACTACCCTCGTCATGCTGGCGATTCTCATTTTTGGGTTTGTCAGTTATCGCCTATTACCGATTAGTGATTTGCCAACGGTGGATTTCCCCACGATTAGCGTGACAGCGACATTACCGGGGGCTAGTCCTGAAACGATGGCATCTTCGGTGGCGACACCGTTGGAGCAGCAGTTCTCCTCGATCGCAGGTTTGGACTCGATGACCTCCAGCAGCGCCCTTGGCAATACCACGATTACTTTGCAATTTAACCTCAATCGCCAAATTGACGGAGCCGCACAGGATGTCCAAGCCGCGATCGCTAAAGCTGCAAGGCAATTGCCACCGACCCTCCCCAATCCGCCCCAATATCGTAAGGTCAATCCTGCCGATCTGCCGATTCTCTTTATTGTTCTCAAATCCGATGTGCTGACCCTAGCGGAAGTTGATAAATATGCGGAGAACTTACTAGCGCAGAGGTTATCCACCGTCGATGGGGTCGCACTCGTTACCGTCCAAGGTTCTCAAAAATATGCGGTGCGGATTGAACTCGATCCGCAAGCATTAAAAACGAAAGGTATTGGGATTGATGAGGTTGCTACAGCGATCGCGCAGGGTAACTCTAATCAGCCAACGGGAACCCTCTATGGCGAAAATCGCACCTTGACCATTGATACCAATGCGGGTCTGGAAAATGCTGCTTCCTACGGTAAGCTCATTGCCGCCTATCGCAATGGTGCGCCTGTGCGCTTGAACGAGATTGCCAATGTCACCGACAGCGTGGAAAACAATCGCCTTGCCACTTGGTATAACGGCACAAGGGGTATTGTGCTCTCGATTCAACGTCAACCGGGGACAAATACTGTGGCGATTGTGGAGACTTTAGAGAAGTTACTACCCACTTTCCGCGAACAGATTCCTGCGGCGATCGATATGGAAATTCTATACGATCGCTCGATCTCTGTACGCCATTCCGTTGAAGATGTGCAGTTCAGCTTACTCTTAGCGATCGCCCTTGTGATCATGGTGATCTTCCTATTTCTACGGAATTTCTACGCTACCTTGATTCCCAGCGTTGCCGTGCCATTGTCCATCGTCGCCACCTTTGGGGTGATGTATAAACTGGGCTATTCCCTCGATAACCTCTCTTTGATGGCATTGACCCTATCTGTAGGCTTTGTGGTCGATGATGCTGTGGTTGTTCTGGAAAATATTGTCCGTCACCTAGAAATGGGTAAATCGCCCTATCAAGCAGCGATCGATGGTTCTAAAGAGATCAGCTTTACGGTGCTATCGATGACGATTTCACTGGTGGCGGTATTTATTCCGATTCTGTTTATGGCTGGCATTATCGGTCGCCTATTTCAGGAATTTGCCGTCACCATTAGTGTCGCCATTCTGGTGTCAGGATTTGTCTCCATCAGTTTGACCCCGATGCTTTGCAGTCGCTTTCTCAAACATGCGCCCCATAGTGGTAAACCAATTCCCACTAATCATACAGAGGTTCTTGGCGATGATGGGATTGATGATCTCACTGTTAGCAATGGTCATGGTCACGAAAACCTGAATGGTCACAATAATGGTCACGGTAGCAATGGTCATCATGACAATGATGGGGGATTCTTCCAGCGCTTTTATGCGTGGAGTTTGCGGAAGGCGCTCAAATATCACCGTGTCACTTCAGCGATTTCCGTAGCCGTTTTAATTGCCACAGTTGTCCTGTTTGGGATAGTACCGAAGGGATTCATTCCCAATGACGATCTTAACCAGCTATTGATTACCACCGAAGCCATCCAAGGCATCTCCTATGAGGATATGTCTAAGCTGCAAGCAAAAATCGCCGATATTGTCAGCAAAGACCCCGATGTCGAAGCGATTAACTCGACGGTTGGGGCTTCGGGATTTATCTCTTTGCCTAACAACGGACGCTTATTTATGCGGTTAAAAGAACGTAGTAAGCGATCGCGCAGTGTTGACCAAATCATTCAAGAACTGCGTCCCAAATTGGCAAAGGTTGCGGGTATTCGCTGTTTCTTGCAAAATCCACCCACGATTCGCCTTGGTGGACAAATTACTAAGGCAATGTATCAATACACTATCTCTGATACTGATATTGAAAAACTTTATGGCACTGTACCTGAACTAGAGAAAAAGCTCCGCCAATTCGACAGTCTCCAAGATGTCAGTAGTGATTTGCAGATCAAGAATCCTCAAGTTACCGTTGAAATCGATCGCGATCGCGCTTCGGCATTAGGCATCACCGCTAGCCAAATCGAATCAGCCCTATCCTATGCCTATTCCACCCGTCAAGTCTCGACGATCTATGGCTCTGATAACCAATATGCTGTGATTATGGGTGTCATGCCCGAATATCAAAAGGATTTGCAATCTCTGGAATTGCTATCGGTGCGATCGAGTAATGGACAACTAGTTCCCCTCGGTACATTTGCCTCCTTCAAACAGACTGTAGGGGCGCTATCGGTGAATCACCTATCGCAGTTACCTGCGGTCACAATTTCCTTTAACCTCAAACCGGGGATTTCCCTTAGTGATGTCGTCGGTAAAATTGAAAGTCTTGCTAGAGAAACCTTACCCGCCACTGCTTCAGGAAAATTCCAAGGGACAGCCCAAGTATTCCAAGACTCGCAACAGGGCTTAGGACTGTTGCTCTTAGCCGCAATTCTCGTCATCTACATTGTCTTAGGGATTCTCTACGAGAGCTTCATTCATCCAATTACGATTCTCACCAGCTTACCCTCCGCAGGATTTGGTGCGTTGCTCACGTTATTGATCTTCGGTAGTGAACTCAATGTTTACGCCTTTGTCGGTGTGATTCTTTTAGTAGGAATCGTCAAAAAGAACGGGATTATGATGGTGGACTTTGCGATCGGTGCTCGTAAACAAGGCAGTACCGCCTATGATGCAATCTACGAGGCATGTTTAGTACGCTTCCGTCCGATCATGATGACCACCCTCGCTGCCTTAATGGGAACCTTACCGATCGCCCTCGGTATTGGTGCAGGTGCAGAATCTCGCCGAGCCTTAGGTTTAGCTGTAGTTGGCGGTTTGCTATTCTCCCAGTTGCTCACGCTTTACATCACGCCTGTTTTCTATGTCTACATGGAAAACCTCCAAGAGTATTGGAAGCGTCGCGATATTCGCAAAAAAGAAAAAGCTAGAGAAGAAACTAACATTAGCCAGAAGCCTCCTGTTTCTCTACCTCCTGCTAGATAA
- a CDS encoding CHAT domain-containing protein, with translation MSCTKRELKKGDVTPTEALRRAQVALIKSANYSHPSYWSAFFTISNGL, from the coding sequence TTGTCCTGTACTAAGCGTGAACTCAAAAAAGGCGATGTTACACCCACTGAGGCTTTGCGTAGGGCGCAAGTTGCTCTGATTAAATCAGCAAACTATAGTCACCCTAGCTACTGGTCAGCATTTTTTACGATCAGTAATGGACTATAG
- a CDS encoding CHAT domain-containing protein, translating into MSESAQAQTTQARKAEADRLLQQGIQQCKTGQCEAAMQSFQNALNIYREIKDRRGEGKALGNLGIAYDALGKYDKAIEFQLQSLAIKREIKDRLGEGNSLGNLGNAYDALGKYGKAIEFHLQSLAIAREIKDRLGEGNLLGNLGNAYDALGKYDKAIEFHLQYLAIAREIKDRLGEGNSLGNLGNVYYALGKYDKAIEFQLQSLAIAREIKDRLGEEAALGNLGGAYMSLEKYDKAIEFQLKRLAIAREIKNRRGEGNSLGNLGIAYDALSKYDKAIEFHLQRLAIAREIKDRSGEMYGLNNLAVAYGKLNRDREAMISYQQSLTIAREIGDRSTEGLALSNLGIVLSKAKRLELAILFYKQSINVREAIRKDIRKLDKDIQKSYLETVSSSYKRLANLLIQQDRIMEALQVLDLLKVQELEDYFKNIKGSDRSAQGVRLLEPEKAMSDKLLAVSFENSPEINSQLAKQIQQLPKSEINQVPEYLNQIPQGNVLLYPFILGDRLEIILFAPNTLPIHRTVAIKQDELTALITALRSVLPDQYSEDFREPSQKLYKLLIKPIESELINNKTTTIRYAPDGILRYIPIAALYDGKQWLVEKYRISNLIAYSLSDFSPQTQIEPSILAGAFGGKAGERKFGQEPLPATIAEVRMIAKTLPNSNTLEENAFSRQATERDLKQHSILHLATHAEFNTGSPDNSRIFFGNGDILKLREISDLSLQNINLIVLSACQTGLAGYSDGIEILGFGYQVQKAGAKQAIASLWAVNDEGTQALMEAFYRELLSTGQKFNGVKEGLRIEM; encoded by the coding sequence ATGAGTGAGAGCGCCCAAGCACAAACGACTCAAGCCCGCAAAGCAGAAGCAGATCGGCTGTTGCAACAAGGAATTCAGCAATGCAAAACTGGACAGTGCGAGGCAGCTATGCAGTCATTTCAGAATGCACTGAATATCTATCGGGAAATCAAAGACCGTCGCGGCGAGGGAAAGGCGCTGGGAAATCTGGGAATCGCTTACGATGCCCTCGGCAAATATGACAAAGCGATCGAGTTCCAACTGCAAAGCTTAGCCATCAAGCGGGAAATCAAAGACCGTCTCGGTGAGGGAAATTCGCTGGGAAATCTAGGAAACGCTTACGATGCCCTCGGCAAATATGGCAAAGCAATCGAGTTCCATTTGCAAAGCTTAGCAATCGCGAGGGAAATCAAAGACCGTCTCGGTGAGGGAAATTTGCTGGGAAATTTGGGAAACGCTTACGATGCCCTCGGCAAATATGACAAAGCGATTGAGTTCCATCTGCAATACTTAGCGATCGCGAGGGAAATCAAAGACCGTCTCGGTGAGGGGAATTCACTGGGAAATCTGGGAAATGTTTACTATGCCCTCGGCAAATATGACAAAGCGATCGAGTTCCAACTGCAAAGTTTAGCGATCGCGAGAGAAATCAAAGACCGTCTCGGTGAGGAAGCAGCGCTGGGAAATCTGGGAGGTGCTTACATGTCTCTCGAAAAATATGACAAAGCAATCGAGTTCCAACTGAAAAGATTAGCAATCGCGCGGGAAATCAAAAACCGTAGGGGTGAGGGGAATTCGCTGGGAAATCTGGGAATCGCTTACGATGCTCTCAGTAAATATGACAAAGCGATCGAGTTCCATTTACAACGATTAGCGATCGCGCGCGAAATCAAAGACCGAAGTGGCGAAATGTATGGGCTGAATAATTTAGCTGTTGCCTACGGAAAACTAAATCGAGATCGAGAAGCAATGATTTCTTATCAACAATCATTGACCATCGCTAGAGAGATCGGCGATAGAAGCACCGAAGGTTTAGCTCTCTCAAATCTGGGAATTGTATTATCCAAAGCAAAACGCCTTGAACTAGCAATTCTCTTTTACAAACAATCGATCAACGTCCGCGAAGCGATCCGCAAAGACATTCGCAAACTCGATAAAGATATCCAAAAATCCTATTTAGAAACTGTTTCTAGCAGCTATAAACGTCTTGCCAACCTCCTAATTCAGCAAGATCGCATCATGGAAGCCCTCCAAGTCCTCGATCTCCTCAAAGTCCAAGAACTCGAAGACTACTTCAAAAATATCAAAGGCAGTGACAGATCGGCGCAAGGTGTCCGACTGTTAGAACCAGAGAAAGCGATGAGCGATAAGCTATTAGCGGTTAGCTTTGAGAATAGTCCTGAAATTAACAGCCAACTTGCTAAGCAGATCCAACAACTTCCCAAATCCGAAATTAACCAAGTCCCCGAATATCTCAACCAAATCCCACAGGGCAACGTCCTGCTCTATCCCTTCATCTTAGGTGACAGACTGGAAATCATTCTCTTTGCACCCAATACATTACCAATTCATCGCACAGTTGCCATCAAACAAGATGAGCTAACTGCTTTAATTACAGCACTCCGCTCAGTACTGCCAGATCAATATTCAGAAGACTTTCGAGAACCATCGCAAAAACTCTATAAATTGCTGATTAAACCCATCGAAAGCGAACTCATCAATAATAAAACCACCACTATTCGCTATGCTCCTGATGGTATTTTGCGATATATCCCCATCGCTGCTCTCTATGACGGTAAACAATGGCTAGTAGAGAAATATCGGATTAGTAATCTCATCGCCTATAGCCTTAGTGATTTTAGTCCTCAGACTCAAATAGAGCCAAGCATTCTCGCGGGAGCCTTTGGCGGTAAAGCAGGCGAGAGAAAATTTGGACAGGAACCATTACCTGCGACAATTGCCGAAGTTCGCATGATCGCTAAAACATTACCCAACTCCAACACCCTCGAAGAAAATGCCTTTAGTCGTCAAGCCACAGAAAGAGACTTAAAACAGCACAGCATTCTCCACCTTGCGACCCATGCCGAATTTAACACAGGTAGTCCCGACAACTCACGCATCTTCTTTGGTAATGGCGATATCCTCAAGTTGCGCGAAATCTCTGACCTATCCCTGCAAAATATTAACCTAATTGTATTGAGTGCCTGCCAAACGGGTTTAGCGGGATATAGTGATGGGATTGAAATTTTGGGCTTTGGTTATCAAGTTCAAAAAGCAGGGGCAAAACAGGCGATCGCTTCGCTTTGGGCTGTCAATGATGAAGGTACTCAGGCTTTGATGGAAGCATTTTATCGTGAACTCCTAAGTACAGGACAAAAATTTAATGGAGTTAAAGAAGGCTTGAGAATTGAGATGTAA
- a CDS encoding Rpn family recombination-promoting nuclease/putative transposase has product MIDNVCKFLAESYSTDFASWLLGKPITLTKIEQSELTVEPIRADSVIFLESDEIILHIEFQTEPNKNIPFRMTDYRLRLYRKYPERKVHQVVIYLSPSRSHLVHETTFDLGELIHNFHVIRLWEQPTEIFQQYQGLLPFAALTQTSAPEETLRQVARQIANITDKQLQSNVAASTAIISGIALSKEIIQRLLRSDIMKESVIYQEILHEGLAEGEARGLAKGEAKGKAEATNQIALNMLRSNIAVDVVAQLTGLTTKQVQKLQKLSNKKPQKPKK; this is encoded by the coding sequence ATGATCGATAACGTCTGTAAATTTCTCGCAGAAAGCTACTCCACCGACTTTGCCAGTTGGCTACTAGGCAAACCCATCACCCTAACCAAAATCGAACAATCCGAACTCACAGTCGAACCAATTCGCGCCGACTCAGTAATATTTCTCGAATCCGATGAAATCATCCTACACATCGAATTTCAGACCGAGCCAAATAAAAATATCCCCTTCCGCATGACCGACTACCGACTACGGCTATATCGCAAATATCCCGAAAGGAAAGTCCATCAAGTCGTCATTTATCTCAGCCCCTCGCGATCGCACCTAGTCCATGAAACCACATTTGACCTTGGAGAACTAATCCATAACTTCCATGTGATCAGACTATGGGAACAACCAACAGAAATATTTCAGCAATATCAAGGACTATTACCCTTTGCGGCACTAACCCAAACCAGCGCCCCCGAAGAAACCCTAAGACAAGTAGCGAGACAAATTGCAAATATTACCGACAAGCAACTCCAAAGTAACGTCGCAGCCTCGACCGCTATAATATCTGGTATAGCCCTAAGCAAAGAAATCATCCAAAGATTACTCAGGAGCGACATCATGAAAGAATCAGTAATTTATCAAGAAATATTACATGAAGGTTTAGCTGAAGGTGAGGCTAGAGGTTTAGCCAAAGGTGAGGCTAAAGGCAAAGCTGAAGCAACTAATCAAATTGCCCTCAATATGCTGCGTTCTAATATTGCTGTAGATGTCGTAGCCCAACTGACTGGACTGACCACTAAGCAAGTGCAGAAACTACAAAAGCTATCGAATAAAAAGCCTCAGAAGCCCAAAAAGTAA
- a CDS encoding CHAT domain-containing protein, translated as MASQAFCLFLLTGICSVGGGLSLAMSPMNVQAQPMQWRKFEADRLFNQSIQQFQLSQFRESLTSAEQALQIYQEINDYPSQANVRLLLGNISIIFSQYDRAISSFKQSLELARQLQITNLEVKVLNNLGATYFALGQYQKAIEHHQQALKISQNLSDRQGESLSLGLLGNNYVALGQYQKALDFYQQYLAATKNIGDRQGEAYATGNIGNTYAYLGQYQKAVEWLQQSLQLVRAIADRRAEAKALENLGNAYGYLNKHQQANDVYQQALVIYQQIGDRNGEATALGNLGNTLNSLGQHQKAIDYLQQNLEIVRNIKDRQAEGATLGNLGNAYYALKQYEKALDLYQQHLTIVREIGERRGEAQANAEIAATLVNLNQNHLAIAFYKSSINITEAIRKDIRNLAQADRQSYLTTVADRYRHLADLLLKQGRVMEALQVLDLLKVQELEDYFKNIKGSDRTVQGVRLLEPEKAVSDKLLAISFDNSKNINTQLSNQILQLPQTEINKVPDYLKQIPKGTVLLYPFILGDRLEIILFSSQNLPIQRTVNITKDKLEALVAEFKSGLIDAGSEDYKEPAIALYKLLIKPIETELSQAQTILYAPDGILRYIPLSALNDGKQWIGEKYRISNLIAYTLSDFSPKPKTQPRILAGAFGGKAGAKKFGQQGLPATLKEVIAIANSFQDSITLIEDDFSRANTEAKFNSYNILHFATHAEFNDGVPENSFIIFGNGDKVRLNELTNWQIPNVELIVLSACQTGVGKLGSGVEILGFGYQIQKAGAKQAIASLWSVDDAGTQALMEAFYKELKTGNVTTVEALHRAQISLIKSSQFNHPKYWSAFFAIGNGL; from the coding sequence ATGGCTTCTCAAGCATTCTGTCTATTCCTCTTAACTGGGATTTGTAGCGTCGGTGGTGGTTTATCGCTGGCAATGTCACCCATGAATGTCCAAGCTCAACCAATGCAATGGCGAAAATTTGAAGCCGATCGCCTATTCAATCAATCCATTCAACAGTTTCAGTTGAGCCAGTTTCGTGAATCTTTGACATCTGCTGAGCAAGCATTACAGATTTATCAAGAAATCAACGACTACCCCAGTCAAGCCAATGTGCGCCTATTACTTGGCAATATCTCTATAATTTTTAGTCAATATGATCGCGCCATTAGTTCTTTTAAGCAAAGCCTAGAACTTGCAAGGCAATTGCAGATTACCAATTTGGAAGTGAAAGTACTCAATAATTTAGGAGCTACTTACTTTGCCTTAGGACAATATCAAAAGGCAATTGAGCATCATCAACAAGCGCTCAAAATTTCTCAAAACCTTAGCGATCGCCAAGGAGAAAGCCTCAGTCTTGGTCTTTTAGGCAATAACTATGTGGCTCTGGGACAATATCAAAAAGCTTTAGACTTCTATCAGCAATATTTAGCCGCCACCAAGAACATCGGTGATCGCCAAGGAGAAGCCTATGCTACAGGAAATATTGGTAATACTTATGCTTATTTAGGTCAATATCAAAAAGCAGTGGAATGGCTTCAGCAGAGTTTACAGCTTGTCCGAGCGATCGCAGATCGTCGTGCTGAAGCGAAAGCGCTCGAAAATCTGGGTAATGCCTATGGATACTTGAACAAACACCAGCAAGCCAATGATGTATACCAACAGGCGCTAGTCATCTATCAGCAAATTGGCGATCGCAATGGTGAAGCCACAGCTTTGGGTAATTTAGGCAATACCTTGAATAGCCTTGGACAGCACCAAAAAGCGATTGATTATCTACAACAGAACTTAGAGATTGTCCGCAATATCAAAGACCGTCAAGCGGAAGGTGCAACCTTAGGCAATTTGGGCAATGCTTACTATGCGCTCAAACAATATGAAAAAGCATTAGATTTGTATCAGCAACATCTCACAATTGTGCGGGAAATTGGTGAACGTAGGGGAGAAGCACAGGCAAATGCGGAGATTGCCGCGACTCTAGTTAATCTCAATCAAAATCACTTAGCGATCGCTTTCTACAAGTCTTCGATCAATATCACCGAAGCTATCCGTAAGGATATTCGTAATCTCGCCCAAGCCGATCGCCAATCCTATTTAACCACCGTAGCTGATCGCTATCGTCATCTCGCGGATCTATTGCTCAAACAAGGGCGAGTCATGGAGGCCTTACAAGTCCTTGATTTACTGAAGGTGCAAGAACTAGAGGACTATTTTAAAAATATCAAAGGTAGCGATCGCACGGTACAAGGGGTAAGGCTTTTAGAACCAGAGAAAGCTGTTAGCGATAAGCTATTAGCGATTAGCTTTGATAATAGTAAAAATATCAATACTCAATTATCTAATCAGATTCTGCAACTCCCCCAAACCGAAATCAATAAAGTTCCCGACTATCTCAAACAAATTCCCAAGGGAACTGTATTACTCTATCCATTCATTTTAGGCGATCGCTTAGAAATCATCCTCTTTTCATCGCAGAATCTCCCCATCCAGCGCACCGTCAATATAACTAAAGATAAATTAGAAGCGTTAGTTGCCGAATTCAAATCTGGGCTGATCGATGCTGGCTCTGAAGACTATAAAGAACCTGCAATTGCGCTCTATAAGCTATTAATTAAACCTATTGAGACAGAACTAAGTCAAGCTCAGACAATCCTCTATGCCCCTGATGGCATTTTGCGCTATATTCCCCTAAGCGCTCTCAATGACGGCAAGCAGTGGATTGGTGAAAAATATCGCATTAGCAACCTCATTGCCTATACCCTTTCCGACTTCTCTCCGAAACCTAAAACGCAGCCACGGATTCTCGCAGGAGCCTTTGGTGGTAAAGCGGGAGCCAAAAAATTTGGACAACAGGGCTTACCTGCTACGCTCAAGGAAGTAATAGCGATCGCCAATTCATTTCAGGATTCGATTACTTTAATAGAGGATGATTTTAGCCGTGCCAATACTGAAGCCAAATTCAACAGCTACAATATTCTCCATTTTGCAACCCATGCTGAGTTTAATGACGGTGTGCCTGAAAATTCGTTCATCATCTTTGGCAATGGTGATAAAGTCCGCTTGAACGAACTGACCAATTGGCAGATTCCCAATGTGGAATTAATTGTCCTCAGTGCCTGTCAGACTGGGGTTGGCAAACTCGGTAGTGGTGTGGAAATACTAGGCTTTGGCTATCAGATTCAGAAAGCTGGTGCAAAACAGGCGATCGCTTCTCTCTGGTCTGTTGATGATGCAGGCACACAAGCACTCATGGAAGCATTTTATAAGGAACTTAAAACAGGTAATGTTACGACTGTCGAAGCATTGCACAGAGCGCAAATTTCACTGATTAAGTCATCGCAGTTCAATCATCCTAAATACTGGTCAGCATTTTTTGCGATCGGGAATGGGTTGTAG